The Desulfatitalea tepidiphila genome window below encodes:
- a CDS encoding VOC family protein, giving the protein MTNLQVRRTNTILYCRRWQETVRFYHEKLGLPISHATDWLVELKLTDRSFISLADENRATITGSGGAGITLSWQVEDLAGMHDRITAIGAAPGPIQTKWRARVFYFRDPEGHRIELWSAA; this is encoded by the coding sequence ATGACGAACCTACAGGTCCGGCGCACCAACACCATATTATATTGCCGACGGTGGCAGGAGACCGTGCGCTTCTATCACGAAAAATTGGGGCTGCCCATCTCCCATGCCACCGATTGGCTTGTGGAACTGAAGCTGACCGACAGGAGTTTCATCAGCCTCGCCGATGAAAACCGCGCTACCATCACCGGCTCCGGCGGTGCCGGTATTACCCTCTCATGGCAAGTCGAGGACCTCGCGGGAATGCATGACCGAATCACTGCCATCGGCGCAGCCCCTGGACCGATCCAGACCAAATGGCGTGCGCGGGTCTTCTATTTTCGTGATCCGGAGGGGCACCGTATCGAGTTATGGTCTGCGGCATGA
- a CDS encoding cupin domain-containing protein, producing the protein MLKRIEMFRENGFKDNALSNFLVHDSPYMKVINFNLKAGQELPIHSHDIEGQLCLSVMEGRGEFLAKEGKTLPAETGDVLVSDIAEPHGVRAKTDMRVLVTIAPPI; encoded by the coding sequence ATGCTGAAAAGAATCGAAATGTTCAGAGAAAACGGTTTCAAGGACAATGCTCTGTCCAATTTTCTGGTGCACGACTCGCCATACATGAAGGTGATCAATTTCAATCTCAAGGCCGGCCAGGAACTTCCCATTCACAGCCATGACATCGAAGGTCAGTTGTGCCTCAGCGTCATGGAGGGCCGCGGAGAGTTTCTGGCCAAGGAGGGAAAGACCCTGCCGGCCGAGACCGGTGATGTGCTGGTATCGGATATCGCTGAACCCCATGGGGTCCGTGCGAAGACCGACATGCGCGTTCTGGTGACCATCGCACCGCCCATCTGA
- the glgP gene encoding alpha-glucan family phosphorylase — MKIQNNIFEHLPDRIAGLGVLAENLWWSWRPKARMVFKALDRQAWKESGHNPDKMLRELSPDILRAAARNPDYLRRYDEVMVLFREYMSRSDISLLNGALSPGETTLAYFSAEYGLHRSLPFYAGGLGFLAGDFVKECSDLNIPMVAVGFMYPKGYLLQRIREDGWQEQLDEPLEQEAAAISRVLNDDGTQFIIPVPRIEPPIHTAVWQIAVGTNTIYLMDTDIDQNDPWNRSISARLYTGDLEQRLRQEIVLGIGGAEVLERLGIRNRLIHLNEGHAAFALLERIRDGMLAGHTFEEALERVRATTVFTTHTPVPAGHDVFPFYLMEKYFHTYWTELGLDRDRFFNLGLHPLNPQEGFNMTVLALKASAYHNAVSQRHAQVARSMWHCLWPDRSETAVPIGAITNGVHVPTWVEPKFRMLFDHYLGDEWVAKHDDPMVWERVDKIPDKELWQLHYWMKIKLLDAIRARCRLRWVNDRTSPSIVMAGGAMLDPSILTIGFARRFASYKRADLILNDLPRLQRLLNDRWRPIQLIFAGKAHPADDPGKRILQNIFNACRNPEMAGRVAFVEDYGEQMAQYMVHGVDLWLNTPLPPMEASGTSGMKAALNGVPQLSILDGWWIEGYNRKNGWAFGDRVVEGDRDGADARAIYDLLEEEIIPTYYRMSDDGYPQDWVRVMKEAIRSNAARFSARRMVKEYLQRYYVDALVKSTSHASMSL, encoded by the coding sequence ATGAAAATCCAAAACAATATCTTCGAGCATCTTCCCGATCGGATCGCCGGGCTGGGCGTGCTTGCGGAAAACCTCTGGTGGAGTTGGCGCCCCAAAGCCCGAATGGTATTCAAGGCGTTGGATCGACAAGCCTGGAAAGAGAGCGGACACAACCCGGATAAAATGCTGCGGGAATTGTCCCCGGATATCCTCCGGGCTGCAGCCCGGAACCCGGACTATCTGCGGCGCTACGATGAGGTCATGGTGTTGTTCCGCGAGTATATGAGCCGCAGCGACATATCTCTGCTCAACGGCGCCCTGTCGCCGGGAGAGACGACCCTGGCATACTTTTCCGCCGAATACGGCCTGCACCGCTCACTGCCGTTTTATGCCGGCGGACTGGGTTTTCTGGCCGGAGATTTCGTCAAGGAGTGCAGTGATTTAAATATCCCCATGGTGGCCGTGGGGTTCATGTACCCCAAGGGGTATCTGCTTCAGCGCATTCGCGAAGACGGCTGGCAGGAACAACTCGACGAGCCGCTCGAGCAGGAGGCGGCGGCCATTTCGCGAGTTTTGAACGATGACGGGACGCAGTTTATCATTCCCGTGCCGCGTATCGAGCCCCCCATTCATACGGCGGTCTGGCAGATTGCCGTGGGCACCAACACGATCTATTTAATGGATACCGATATCGACCAGAACGATCCCTGGAACCGGTCCATTTCCGCCCGTCTGTATACCGGGGACCTGGAGCAGCGTTTGCGCCAGGAGATCGTTCTGGGCATCGGCGGCGCCGAAGTTCTCGAACGGCTCGGCATCCGGAATCGCCTGATCCATCTGAACGAGGGGCATGCCGCCTTCGCTTTGCTTGAACGGATCCGGGATGGCATGTTGGCCGGCCATACCTTCGAAGAGGCCCTGGAAAGGGTTCGAGCCACCACTGTGTTTACGACCCACACCCCGGTCCCGGCCGGGCACGATGTGTTTCCATTTTACCTGATGGAAAAGTACTTTCACACCTATTGGACCGAGCTGGGGCTGGACCGTGACCGTTTTTTCAACCTGGGGTTGCATCCCCTGAATCCCCAGGAGGGCTTTAACATGACGGTGCTGGCCCTGAAAGCCTCGGCCTACCACAATGCGGTCAGCCAGAGACACGCCCAAGTGGCCAGAAGCATGTGGCACTGCCTGTGGCCGGACCGATCCGAAACGGCTGTACCCATCGGCGCCATCACCAACGGTGTCCATGTGCCCACCTGGGTCGAACCCAAGTTCAGGATGCTCTTCGATCATTACCTTGGGGATGAATGGGTCGCGAAACACGACGATCCCATGGTTTGGGAAAGGGTGGACAAGATACCCGACAAGGAGTTGTGGCAACTCCATTACTGGATGAAAATCAAACTCCTGGATGCCATCCGGGCACGCTGCCGCCTGCGGTGGGTCAATGACAGGACCAGCCCTTCGATTGTAATGGCGGGTGGGGCAATGCTCGATCCCTCGATTTTGACCATCGGGTTTGCCCGTCGCTTTGCCTCCTATAAACGCGCCGATCTGATCCTCAACGACCTGCCGCGCCTTCAGCGCCTGCTCAACGACCGCTGGCGGCCCATTCAGCTCATTTTCGCTGGAAAAGCGCACCCGGCCGACGATCCGGGCAAACGCATCCTGCAGAACATCTTCAATGCCTGCCGTAATCCTGAAATGGCCGGCCGGGTGGCCTTTGTGGAGGATTATGGGGAACAGATGGCCCAATACATGGTCCATGGGGTCGATCTGTGGCTCAACACCCCCCTGCCGCCCATGGAAGCGAGCGGCACGAGCGGGATGAAGGCGGCGCTCAACGGCGTGCCGCAGCTCAGCATCCTGGACGGGTGGTGGATCGAGGGTTACAACCGGAAAAACGGCTGGGCCTTTGGCGATCGGGTCGTGGAAGGAGATCGCGACGGCGCCGACGCCCGGGCGATTTATGATCTTCTCGAGGAGGAAATTATCCCCACCTACTACCGCATGTCCGATGACGGCTACCCGCAGGATTGGGTCCGGGTCATGAAAGAGGCCATCCGCAGCAATGCCGCGCGCTTCTCGGCCCGGCGAATGGTCAAGGAATACCTGCAGCGGTACTATGTCGATGCGCTGGTGAAGTCGACATCGCACGCATCGATGTCTCTCTGA
- a CDS encoding branched-chain amino acid ABC transporter permease has translation MNTSPLKPGFLIPAAILLLAVVAPLLSENRYLHHLMIMACVWGIAATALNLVMGYAGQVNLAHGAFFGIGAYTSGLLMLKLGIGFWIALPLACLAAALFGLLIGMPSLRTKGAYFAIGTLCFNVIVTVIIDRWENLTEGQRGLLGIPPPSAIPLPFGLTVRFDNNMVATYYLFLIMLLLTLFVTRRIVISLMGKDFRAVKGNEELAASIGINPFRTKLIAFVTSTFFAGLAGGLYASYIGFLSPDISDFHVTFEVLIQVMFGGIGTMAGPIIGATILPVISETLHALAAYRMVAYGIMLIVVIIFLPTGIMGGLKILWARCITRK, from the coding sequence GTGAACACATCGCCCCTGAAACCCGGCTTTCTGATACCGGCAGCCATCCTCCTACTGGCCGTCGTCGCTCCGTTGCTCTCCGAAAACCGATACCTTCATCATTTGATGATCATGGCCTGCGTGTGGGGTATCGCGGCCACCGCCCTGAATCTGGTCATGGGGTATGCCGGCCAGGTCAACCTCGCCCACGGGGCGTTTTTCGGCATCGGCGCCTATACGTCGGGACTGCTCATGCTCAAACTGGGAATAGGGTTCTGGATCGCCCTGCCCCTGGCCTGCCTGGCCGCCGCCCTGTTCGGACTGCTCATCGGCATGCCATCCCTGCGCACCAAGGGCGCCTATTTCGCCATCGGCACGCTCTGTTTCAATGTCATCGTCACCGTCATCATCGACCGGTGGGAGAATCTCACCGAGGGACAGCGCGGACTGCTCGGCATCCCGCCGCCATCGGCGATTCCTCTGCCATTCGGTCTGACGGTTCGATTCGACAACAACATGGTGGCCACCTACTACCTGTTCCTGATCATGCTGCTGCTCACCCTGTTCGTGACCCGGCGCATCGTCATCTCTCTGATGGGCAAGGATTTCCGGGCCGTCAAAGGCAACGAAGAGTTGGCCGCCTCCATCGGCATCAACCCCTTTCGAACCAAATTGATCGCCTTCGTGACCAGCACTTTTTTCGCCGGATTGGCCGGGGGGCTCTACGCCTCTTATATCGGGTTTCTCAGCCCTGACATCTCCGATTTTCACGTCACCTTCGAAGTGCTGATCCAGGTGATGTTCGGCGGCATCGGCACGATGGCCGGCCCGATCATCGGTGCCACCATTCTGCCGGTGATCTCAGAGACCCTGCATGCGTTGGCCGCCTATCGGATGGTCGCATACGGCATCATGCTGATTGTGGTCATCATCTTCCTGCCGACAGGGATCATGGGCGGTTTAAAAATTTTGTGGGCCAGGTGCATCACCAGGAAATAG
- a CDS encoding cyclic nucleotide-binding domain-containing protein, translated as MTIMKQEKSARTTSILIDIIMDVPFFAMLDARQLGVVANHMNYYEIKKGETLFKEGDPGDSVCFVIRGSLDVFKETSTPGQHVLIATVTKNKSIGEMAVIDEYTRSATVTAHSDAAIVALTKRGFEAILQENPAIGAAILKKIASLVSMNLRRTSSQLADYMPALPIT; from the coding sequence ATGACCATCATGAAACAGGAAAAATCAGCCCGCACCACCTCGATCCTCATCGACATCATCATGGATGTCCCCTTTTTTGCCATGCTGGACGCCCGCCAGTTGGGCGTCGTGGCCAATCATATGAACTACTATGAGATCAAAAAGGGCGAGACGCTGTTCAAGGAGGGCGATCCGGGCGATTCGGTCTGTTTTGTCATCCGGGGATCGCTGGATGTCTTCAAAGAGACCTCCACACCCGGTCAGCATGTCCTCATCGCCACGGTCACGAAAAACAAGTCCATCGGCGAGATGGCGGTCATCGACGAGTACACCCGTTCGGCCACGGTGACCGCCCACAGCGACGCCGCCATCGTGGCGTTGACCAAGCGCGGTTTTGAAGCCATTCTCCAGGAGAACCCGGCCATCGGCGCCGCCATCCTTAAAAAAATCGCCTCTCTGGTCAGCATGAACCTGCGTCGCACCTCTTCCCAGTTGGCCGATTATATGCCGGCGCTGCCCATTACCTGA
- a CDS encoding ABC transporter ATP-binding protein, whose amino-acid sequence MLFQTMGLTKSFGGLTAVNDLSFGIEEGQIVSVIGPNGAGKSTVFNLVTGVHHPTAGRIELMGRSITGLKPYQVARQGIARTFQSTTVFGQDTVFENLVIGHRLRTGSGLFSALLVSGRERGDRKKSMAKAEELLSFLDLEHYRDEAAGNIPQEAQKRLSIGIALATEPKLLLLDEPTGGVNLEEDDSLIRIIQKIKASGVTICLIEHKMKVVMGISDRVVVLSYGSKIAEGDPQSVSRNENVIEAYLGPGYAAKD is encoded by the coding sequence ATGCTTTTCCAAACCATGGGACTAACCAAAAGTTTCGGCGGTCTGACCGCCGTCAACGACCTCAGCTTCGGCATCGAAGAAGGCCAGATCGTCAGCGTCATCGGACCGAACGGGGCCGGCAAATCCACGGTGTTCAACCTGGTGACCGGGGTACATCACCCCACCGCCGGCCGCATCGAGCTGATGGGCCGATCGATCACGGGCCTCAAGCCTTACCAGGTGGCCCGTCAGGGCATCGCCAGGACGTTTCAATCCACCACGGTCTTCGGCCAGGACACGGTGTTTGAAAACCTGGTCATCGGCCATCGGCTGCGCACCGGCAGCGGCCTTTTCAGCGCCCTGCTGGTCAGCGGCCGGGAGCGCGGGGACCGCAAAAAAAGCATGGCCAAGGCCGAAGAGCTGCTCTCTTTTCTCGATCTGGAACACTATCGCGACGAGGCGGCCGGCAACATCCCCCAGGAGGCCCAGAAACGGCTCTCCATCGGCATCGCCCTGGCCACCGAACCCAAACTGCTGCTGCTGGATGAACCCACCGGCGGTGTCAACCTGGAGGAGGACGACAGCCTCATCCGCATCATCCAGAAAATCAAGGCGTCAGGGGTGACCATCTGCCTGATCGAACACAAAATGAAAGTGGTGATGGGTATTTCCGATCGGGTGGTGGTGCTCAGCTACGGCAGCAAAATTGCCGAAGGCGATCCCCAGTCGGTGAGCCGCAACGAAAACGTCATCGAAGCTTATTTGGGACCGGGATATGCTGCTAAAGATTGA
- a CDS encoding ABC transporter ATP-binding protein — translation MLLKIENVDTYYGRAQALKKICLQISEGELVTILGANGSGKTTLLNTISGILKPRSGEMVFDGRPIQQLKTDAIVKLGISQCPEGRRLFPGMTVLKNLMLGAFVHRNDQKGIERDLTTVFNLFPILDERKSQLAGTMSGGEQQMLAIGRALMARPRLLLLDEPSLGLAPLVVARIFEAIEDIHRQGTAVCLVEQNAAMAIQVANRGYVLENGEIVLAGTRDELERSDKIKQAYLGV, via the coding sequence ATGCTGCTAAAGATTGAAAACGTCGATACCTATTACGGACGTGCGCAAGCCCTCAAGAAAATCTGCCTGCAGATTTCCGAAGGCGAACTGGTGACCATCCTCGGGGCCAACGGATCGGGCAAGACCACCCTGCTCAACACCATTTCGGGTATCTTGAAGCCCAGATCGGGCGAGATGGTCTTCGACGGCAGGCCGATCCAGCAGTTGAAGACCGATGCCATCGTCAAGCTGGGCATCTCCCAGTGCCCGGAGGGGCGGCGGCTGTTTCCCGGCATGACCGTCCTGAAAAACCTGATGCTGGGCGCCTTCGTGCACCGCAACGACCAGAAAGGGATCGAGCGGGACCTGACGACTGTTTTCAATCTCTTCCCGATTCTCGACGAACGCAAGAGCCAGCTGGCCGGCACCATGAGCGGCGGCGAACAGCAGATGCTGGCCATCGGCAGGGCCTTGATGGCGCGCCCCCGGCTGCTGCTGCTCGACGAGCCCTCGTTGGGATTGGCGCCGCTGGTGGTCGCCCGCATCTTCGAGGCCATCGAAGACATCCACCGCCAGGGCACCGCCGTCTGCCTGGTGGAACAAAACGCCGCCATGGCCATTCAGGTCGCCAACCGCGGATATGTGCTCGAAAACGGAGAGATCGTCCTGGCCGGCACCCGCGACGAACTCGAACGCAGCGACAAGATCAAACAGGCCTACCTGGGCGTTTAG